GTCACGTAGGCGATGTGCTCGTCGAGCAGCCCGCCGTCGACGCCGGACGCGATCGCGGTGACCAGTCCGGCCCGGATCACGGCTCCGTCGGGCTCGTAGAGGAAGGCGCCGACCGGGCGGACGGGGCGCTCGGGCACGCCGTCGTACGGGTCGTCCTCCTCGGTGATGGTTGCCAGTCCGCCCTCGCCGATCACGGTGGCGCGGCGGCGGGCGGTCGCCAGTCGCGGTGACCAGAGTGCCGCCTCCTTGACGTCGCCGCCCTCGCTGACCCACTCGGCCTCGACGCCCTCGGGCACCAGCTCGTGGGGGATGCCGGGGGCGACCTTCACGATCGCGTTCCGGGTCAGGAGCCCGAGGACGAACTCCCACGACGGCGTCCAGCCGTTGACATCGAAGATCCGGCCCGCTGCGCTGCGGCGGGCCGGGTCGGCGAAGACGGCCCCGAAGCCAGCCAGGTCGAGCGTCGTCGAGTCCGCGACGCTGACCGCACCGGCCAGCCCGAGCGCGGACAGGTTGGCGCGAGCGACCTCGACGCGGAGCGGGTCGATGTCGACGCCGGCCGCGGTGAGCCCGGCGCGGGCGAACGCGATGAGGTCACCGCCGATGCCGCAGCCCAGGTCGATGACGCTGGAGGGCTCGGCGGCTGCCAGTCGTGCGGCCCGGTGGGCGGCGACCCGGGGGCGGGTGGCCTGCTCGAGCGCCTCGCCGACGAAGTACATCGCGGTCGCGTCCGGTCCGAACTTGGCGACTGCGCGGTGGCGCAGCTGCACCTGGCTCAGCGCCACGGTCGCCCGCGCGGCATCCGGCTCGACCTTGCGGAGCGCGGTGGCGGTCCTCACAAGGTCGCCGGAAGGTCCGTCAAAGCTGTCGGCGTACAGGTGGGTGGCCCGGGTCAGCAGCTGCTGGCCGGGCTCGGTGAGCAGCCAGCGGAAGGCGTCCAGATCCACCTCCGGAGGGTAGCGAATGACAAAGACAATAAAATCAGTAGACTAAGATAAGTAAGACTCAGAAACCGCTCGGGGAATCGGCCCGGGGGAAGAGGTGGAGCATGCAGTTCCGGACCGTCGAGCAGAGCGCGATCCTCGCCGCCCCCCGTGTTGCGACGGCGGTGTCCGTGGTGATCCCTGTGCTCAACGAGGAGCGCTACCTGCGCCAGTCCGTCGAGCGCGTGCTCCGCCAGGAGTACGACGGCGAGGTCGAGGTCGTCCTCGCGCTCGGGCCGAGCAGCGACGGCACCCACCGGATCGCGGCCGAGCTCGCGGCCGAGGACCCGCGCATCGTGCTGGTCGAGAA
This genomic interval from Nocardioides cavernaquae contains the following:
- a CDS encoding class I SAM-dependent methyltransferase, producing the protein MDLDAFRWLLTEPGQQLLTRATHLYADSFDGPSGDLVRTATALRKVEPDAARATVALSQVQLRHRAVAKFGPDATAMYFVGEALEQATRPRVAAHRAARLAAAEPSSVIDLGCGIGGDLIAFARAGLTAAGVDIDPLRVEVARANLSALGLAGAVSVADSTTLDLAGFGAVFADPARRSAAGRIFDVNGWTPSWEFVLGLLTRNAIVKVAPGIPHELVPEGVEAEWVSEGGDVKEAALWSPRLATARRRATVIGEGGLATITEEDDPYDGVPERPVRPVGAFLYEPDGAVIRAGLVTAIASGVDGGLLDEHIAYVTSDLAFHSPFTKGYRVLEELPYREKQLKAALRDRGIGTLAIKKRGVQIVPEQLRKRLDLAGDNEGTLILTRVTGVGTAYLVQPL